Proteins from a single region of Gemmatimonadaceae bacterium:
- the sprA gene encoding cell surface protein SprA, which produces MLLLPALALAQRPEPSAVRASIPPFPRVVMRGDSFQLVPRTAADTDSIPRNLFGPGSDLNLQFGARIEAKTERDVNERCNFSQYYNPGLACNGTFAPNFDFQFSVKSTGTVANRVHVNVDYDSQREFDASNNISLVYSGKPGQALEQLQVGNVSFDAPPSRFITSGIPSGNYGLQAIAHIGPLDIRAIAAQQKGNVVQDRDFFIGDSTYSKGRLDIADWQVEARRFFFTVDPRLFKGQYPNIDLLDRGQLMRAAAALPDTLRPVRVFLYRLQYGTQPQNPNGPRFRLLGDPSPSRQTYDLLREGVDYYLDPSQLWFALVRPLNPTNERLVVAYEVRINGRDTVWTTTGGTPDLQARAADQYANLVWDPSVGPASPAFDREIRSVYRIGGEDLVRQSVQLHVFAGTGTQERPLAGPAQTYLQMFGLAQANNSASFDVENRLWPRPSDPNLNLNAGAGDPRLAGSTKIIHDYFLFMPSLRPFAQRDSGLVAAGNPSNDAIYTTPDDYLVSSSQHPASVYRLRVQYQTQDNTDRGTIVLGSVQIRRNSERILLDGVPLTRDIDYRVDYDLGRVTFFRPDTLFTRRRTVSVRYEENPLFAPTPTNIFGLTSALPLSHGVLNFTAISQSQQSAFTRPQLGFEPAASLVAGVNGQFAWNLPALSSALRRLPFADPKLPARLTITGELAASHPQASANQQAYVETFEGSGGINVNLSDGLWYFSSLPALGNRLPAPLASTLDPSRMATMAWQNNGTGADGKPVVYSITDIDPLVALGGSGFAAPETMLWMTLYPLNVGGDFSRLTDTYQWHVANTLPGRRFRSIRTVLSPTGLDLTNTEYLEFWTLVDTSVVGRSHNPSLIFDVGDVSENSYTFAPETLYLRPRAGGGVDSVYVGKRAQGLDHLDSERDPFTRAFNVDVNDTGLPGDVIDSLVVVDANGGVSKVKNFATCQGVFRAILPLGDTHVNCTVHNNRLDEEDIDQNGVLNFDSAHRESEGILRYVVDLSDPSTYARVGNVALVPDTTGGVVTDVRKEWVFVRIPFNSPSDSLNDVQRRRMKALRITLVSGAGTPDDQFVQLPIDGLQLVGAPWITRNQQTIAGVAGNQGAGGFVITSLIGTADRDSVNGLYYQSPPGIINQADTRAAAYAPTAVQINEQSLRILAGDLPLYGRAEAYYRFPAGQQNFMGYQQLRLWARGRNHGWGANGELQMYVKMGRDENNFYMYRTPVNSGQGQSAWLPEVQVDFQRFYALRRQLQNAYLHGGADSLACTGVDSAMIAASGLPLSGVNHRYAACSGGYMVYTVEPGVTPPNLAAVQEMAVGMMRVAQGGGPTSIVPGDTLELWVDDIRLANAVNATGYAGQIGAELTAGDVGELRMNYMRRDPNFRQLGEQPSFQDERTLEIAGTLHMEKLLPSRWNLAAPLTVSRVISSSAPQFLAGTDLPGAGIAGLRTPHDAVTTYTLVLRRRTPMGNAALAPLLDHLAATTTLTTGDSRDEYASGTSSHFDFGLDYLIDGGDRRAPLPGWMRASLSALPGFLQGGPVTALEQGAFRWEPTQFRLTSGITHNDDRRFSFLTPSSSAGDSATLSLALDQLWRNGGSIEFHPTDALTARWDVLSLRDLRQYGDTNAPAILATAERRRLFGVDVGMERQRTMQSAITFAPELSPWLRPRLDFGTQYTMLRDPNSTSLLLPTDSSGAYVLPARINASQTMGLGLGVDLGKAAAAYSGDTTLVKWVTRYFSPIDVSYSRSLISALDGAPFDPSLGFQLGLGNVGGYRYVNGAPASTAGFTGTWSANNAFYLPLGVTVVNRYRRTSNNNWVLRLDNTQSQVQGLTTTFPDFNVRWNWRPGPLTAMVTGVDATAGYTRSLATASLLSALDTSAPDLRRAWVYAYPVSGRVTWGFGGLSTGAGYTLTQRIDSLPGSFARGHTEDVNVDVGRSFRIPKSWGLGLKNDVRARFGLQQSRTLSYVFADSGGQSSRLIDNGRSAINLNADTELSENMQFTFQLSRVITYDNNLNRRLNQFVLSTILQIQFASGPLR; this is translated from the coding sequence TTGCTCCTGCTTCCCGCGCTGGCCCTCGCCCAGCGCCCGGAGCCGAGCGCCGTTCGGGCGTCCATCCCGCCGTTTCCCCGCGTGGTCATGCGCGGCGACTCGTTCCAACTGGTGCCCCGCACCGCCGCCGACACCGATTCCATCCCCCGCAACCTGTTCGGGCCGGGCAGCGACCTCAACCTCCAGTTCGGGGCCCGGATCGAGGCGAAGACGGAGCGCGACGTCAACGAGCGGTGCAACTTCAGTCAATACTACAACCCGGGCCTCGCCTGCAACGGCACGTTCGCGCCCAACTTCGACTTCCAGTTCTCGGTCAAGAGCACGGGCACGGTGGCCAACCGGGTCCACGTGAACGTGGACTACGACTCGCAGCGGGAATTCGACGCCTCCAACAACATATCGCTGGTTTATAGCGGCAAGCCGGGCCAGGCCCTGGAGCAGCTCCAGGTGGGCAACGTGTCGTTCGACGCGCCGCCGTCGCGATTCATCACCTCGGGCATCCCCAGCGGAAACTACGGCCTGCAGGCCATCGCCCACATCGGGCCGCTCGACATCCGCGCCATCGCCGCCCAGCAGAAAGGCAACGTGGTGCAGGACCGCGACTTCTTCATCGGCGACAGCACCTACTCCAAGGGGCGGCTCGACATCGCCGACTGGCAGGTGGAGGCGCGGCGGTTCTTCTTCACCGTCGATCCGCGCCTGTTCAAGGGCCAGTATCCCAACATCGACCTGCTCGACCGCGGGCAGTTGATGCGCGCCGCGGCGGCGCTGCCCGACACCCTGCGCCCGGTGCGCGTGTTCCTGTACCGACTGCAGTACGGTACCCAGCCGCAGAACCCCAACGGGCCGCGGTTCCGCCTGCTCGGCGACCCCTCGCCGTCGCGCCAGACGTACGACCTGCTGCGCGAAGGGGTGGACTACTACCTGGACCCGTCGCAGCTCTGGTTCGCGCTCGTGCGGCCGCTCAACCCCACCAACGAACGGCTGGTGGTGGCCTACGAGGTGCGCATCAACGGCCGCGACACGGTGTGGACCACCACCGGCGGCACGCCCGACCTGCAGGCCAGGGCGGCCGACCAGTACGCGAACCTGGTGTGGGACCCGAGCGTGGGGCCGGCCTCGCCCGCCTTCGACCGCGAGATCCGCTCGGTGTACCGCATCGGCGGCGAGGACCTGGTGCGCCAGTCGGTGCAGCTCCACGTGTTCGCCGGCACCGGCACCCAGGAGCGCCCCCTCGCCGGTCCCGCCCAGACGTATCTGCAGATGTTCGGGCTCGCCCAGGCCAACAACAGCGCGTCGTTCGACGTCGAGAACCGGCTCTGGCCGCGGCCCAGCGATCCCAACCTGAACCTCAACGCCGGCGCCGGCGATCCCCGGCTGGCCGGCAGCACCAAGATCATCCACGACTACTTCCTGTTCATGCCGTCGCTGCGCCCGTTCGCCCAACGCGACTCGGGGCTCGTGGCGGCCGGCAATCCCAGCAACGACGCCATCTATACCACGCCCGACGACTACCTCGTGTCGTCCAGCCAGCATCCGGCGTCGGTGTACCGCCTGCGCGTGCAGTACCAGACGCAGGACAACACCGACCGCGGCACGATCGTGCTCGGCTCGGTGCAGATCCGGCGCAATTCGGAGCGCATCCTGCTCGACGGCGTGCCGCTCACGCGCGACATCGACTACCGCGTGGACTACGACCTGGGCCGCGTCACCTTCTTCCGTCCCGACACGCTGTTCACGCGGCGGCGCACGGTGAGCGTGCGGTACGAGGAGAACCCGCTGTTCGCGCCCACGCCCACCAACATCTTCGGGCTCACCTCGGCGCTGCCGCTCAGCCACGGCGTGCTCAACTTCACGGCCATCTCGCAGTCGCAGCAGTCGGCGTTCACGCGGCCGCAACTGGGCTTCGAGCCGGCGGCGTCGCTCGTCGCCGGCGTGAACGGGCAGTTCGCCTGGAACCTGCCGGCGCTGTCGAGCGCGCTCCGGCGCCTGCCGTTCGCCGACCCCAAGCTGCCGGCCCGGCTCACCATCACCGGCGAACTCGCGGCCAGCCATCCGCAGGCCAGCGCCAACCAGCAGGCCTACGTGGAGACGTTCGAGGGGTCGGGCGGCATCAACGTGAACCTGTCCGACGGGCTCTGGTACTTCTCGAGCCTGCCGGCGCTGGGCAACCGGTTGCCCGCCCCCCTGGCGTCCACGCTCGATCCGTCGCGCATGGCCACCATGGCCTGGCAGAACAACGGCACCGGCGCCGACGGCAAGCCGGTGGTGTACAGCATCACCGACATCGATCCCCTCGTGGCGCTGGGCGGGAGCGGATTCGCCGCCCCCGAGACGATGCTCTGGATGACGCTCTACCCGCTGAACGTGGGCGGCGACTTCAGCCGCCTCACCGACACGTACCAGTGGCACGTGGCCAATACGCTGCCCGGCCGGCGCTTCCGGTCCATCCGCACCGTGCTCAGCCCCACCGGGCTCGACCTCACCAACACCGAGTACCTGGAGTTCTGGACCCTGGTCGACACCAGCGTCGTGGGGCGCAGCCACAACCCGTCGCTCATCTTCGACGTCGGCGACGTATCTGAGAATTCATATACATTCGCGCCCGAGACGCTGTACCTGCGCCCCCGCGCCGGCGGCGGCGTGGACAGCGTGTACGTGGGCAAGCGCGCCCAGGGCCTCGACCACCTGGACAGCGAACGCGATCCGTTCACCCGCGCCTTCAACGTCGACGTCAACGACACCGGGCTGCCGGGCGACGTCATCGACTCGCTGGTCGTGGTGGACGCGAACGGCGGCGTGAGCAAGGTGAAGAACTTCGCCACCTGCCAGGGCGTGTTCCGCGCCATCCTCCCGCTCGGCGACACCCACGTGAACTGCACCGTGCACAACAACCGGCTGGACGAGGAGGACATCGACCAGAACGGCGTGCTCAACTTCGACAGCGCCCACCGCGAGAGCGAGGGCATCCTGCGCTATGTGGTGGACCTGAGCGACCCCTCCACCTACGCGCGCGTGGGCAACGTGGCCCTCGTCCCCGACACCACCGGCGGCGTGGTCACCGACGTGCGCAAGGAATGGGTGTTCGTCCGCATCCCGTTCAACTCCCCCAGCGACTCGCTCAACGACGTGCAGCGCCGCCGCATGAAAGCCCTGCGCATCACGCTCGTGTCCGGCGCCGGCACCCCCGACGACCAGTTCGTGCAGCTCCCCATCGACGGGCTGCAACTGGTGGGCGCGCCGTGGATCACCCGCAACCAGCAGACCATCGCCGGCGTGGCCGGCAATCAGGGCGCCGGCGGGTTCGTCATCACGTCGCTCATCGGCACCGCCGACCGCGACTCCGTGAACGGCCTGTACTACCAGTCGCCGCCCGGCATCATCAATCAGGCCGATACGCGCGCCGCCGCCTACGCGCCCACCGCCGTCCAGATCAACGAGCAGTCGCTGCGCATCCTGGCCGGCGACCTGCCGCTCTACGGGCGCGCCGAGGCGTATTACCGGTTCCCCGCCGGCCAGCAGAACTTCATGGGTTATCAGCAACTCCGCCTGTGGGCCCGCGGCCGCAATCACGGCTGGGGCGCCAACGGCGAGCTGCAGATGTACGTGAAGATGGGCCGCGACGAGAACAACTTCTACATGTACCGCACCCCCGTGAACTCGGGGCAGGGGCAGAGCGCCTGGTTGCCCGAAGTGCAGGTGGACTTCCAACGCTTCTACGCCCTGCGGCGCCAGCTCCAGAACGCGTACCTGCACGGCGGCGCCGATTCACTGGCCTGCACCGGCGTCGATTCGGCGATGATCGCGGCCTCGGGCCTGCCGCTCAGCGGCGTGAACCATCGCTACGCCGCGTGCAGCGGCGGCTACATGGTGTACACCGTCGAGCCCGGCGTCACCCCGCCCAATCTCGCCGCCGTGCAGGAGATGGCCGTGGGCATGATGCGCGTGGCGCAGGGCGGCGGCCCCACCTCCATCGTGCCCGGCGACACGCTCGAGCTCTGGGTGGACGACATCCGCCTGGCCAACGCCGTGAACGCCACCGGCTACGCCGGCCAGATCGGCGCCGAGCTCACGGCCGGCGACGTGGGCGAGCTGCGCATGAACTACATGCGGCGCGACCCCAACTTCCGGCAGCTCGGCGAGCAGCCGTCGTTCCAGGACGAGCGCACGCTCGAGATCGCCGGCACGCTCCACATGGAGAAGCTCCTCCCGTCGCGCTGGAATCTGGCCGCGCCGCTCACCGTGAGCCGCGTGATCTCCAGCTCGGCGCCGCAGTTCCTGGCCGGCACCGATCTGCCCGGCGCCGGCATCGCCGGGCTGCGCACGCCGCACGACGCCGTGACCACGTACACGCTCGTCCTGCGGCGCCGCACGCCGATGGGCAACGCCGCCCTCGCGCCCCTGCTCGACCACCTCGCCGCCACCACCACGCTCACCACCGGCGACTCGCGCGACGAGTACGCCAGCGGCACGAGCAGCCACTTCGACTTCGGGCTCGACTACCTGATCGACGGCGGCGACCGCCGCGCGCCGCTTCCGGGATGGATGCGCGCCTCGCTCTCGGCGCTCCCGGGGTTCTTGCAGGGCGGACCGGTCACGGCGCTCGAGCAGGGCGCCTTCCGCTGGGAGCCCACGCAGTTCCGTCTCACCAGCGGCATCACCCACAACGACGACCGCCGGTTCTCGTTCCTCACGCCCTCGAGCTCCGCCGGCGATTCGGCCACGCTGTCGCTGGCCCTCGATCAGCTCTGGCGGAACGGCGGGTCCATCGAGTTCCACCCCACCGACGCGCTCACCGCCCGCTGGGACGTGCTCTCCCTCCGCGACCTGCGCCAGTACGGCGACACCAACGCCCCGGCCATTCTCGCCACCGCCGAGCGCCGGCGGCTGTTCGGCGTCGACGTGGGCATGGAACGCCAGCGCACCATGCAGAGCGCGATCACGTTCGCGCCCGAGCTGTCGCCCTGGCTGCGTCCGCGCCTCGATTTCGGCACCCAGTACACCATGCTGCGCGACCCCAACTCCACGTCGCTCCTGCTGCCCACCGACAGCAGCGGCGCGTACGTGTTGCCGGCCCGCATCAATGCCTCGCAGACGATGGGGCTGGGGCTCGGGGTGGACCTCGGCAAGGCCGCCGCCGCGTATTCCGGCGATACGACGCTCGTCAAGTGGGTCACGCGCTACTTCTCGCCGATCGACGTCTCCTATTCGCGAAGTCTCATTTCGGCGCTGGATGGCGCGCCGTTCGATCCGTCGCTCGGGTTCCAACTCGGCCTCGGCAACGTGGGCGGTTACCGCTACGTGAACGGCGCGCCGGCGTCCACCGCCGGATTCACCGGTACCTGGAGCGCCAACAACGCGTTCTACCTGCCGCTGGGCGTCACCGTGGTCAACCGGTACCGCCGCACGAGCAACAACAACTGGGTGCTCCGGCTGGACAACACGCAGTCCCAGGTGCAGGGCCTCACCACCACGTTCCCCGACTTCAACGTGCGGTGGAACTGGCGGCCCGGTCCGCTCACGGCGATGGTGACGGGGGTGGACGCCACGGCGGGCTACACGCGGTCGCTGGCCACGGCATCGCTGCTCTCGGCACTCGACACCTCGGCGCCCGACCTCCGCCGCGCCTGGGTGTACGCCTATCCCGTGAGCGGACGCGTCACCTGGGGGTTCGGCGGGTTGAGCACGGGCGCCGGCTACACGCTCACCCAGCGCATCGACTCGCTGCCGGGAAGCTTCGCCCGCGGCCACACCGAGGACGTGAACGTGGACGTGGGGCGGTCGTTCCGGATCCCGAAGTCGTGGGGGCTGGGGCTCAAGAACGACGTGCGGGCGCGGTTCGGCCTGCAGCAGAGCCGCACCCTGAGCTACGTGTTCGCCGACAGCGGCGGACAGTCCAGCCGGCTCATCGACAACGGGCGGTCGGCCATCAACCTCAACGCCGACACCGAACTGTCGGAGAACATGCAGTTCACCTTCCAGCTGTCGCGCGTCATCACGTACGACAACAACCTCAACCGGCGGCTGAACCAGTTCGTGCTGTCCACGATCCTGCAGATCCAGTTTGCCAGCGGGCCGCTGCGGTAG
- a CDS encoding LptF/LptG family permease produces the protein MKILTKYVLKEHVGPFVFALTSLTSLMLLQYIGKRLGELVGKGLPWRVLAEFFVLTVPFTVAMTLPMAVLVAVLYAYSRLASENEITAMRANGLNMRSLLLPTLAAGAVVALIMLVFNDQVLSRANHQLAVLSTDIARTKPSFALKEQIINPVVEQKLYLRASHIDRGSQHMTGVTIWDLTDPQHRRTIYADSGTLGVAENRTDLVMHLYDGMMLEVPTLQPEQFTRLFYKRDLLRVRNVTNSFEASDADSAAKSDREMTVCEMQAAFADADFRWRSAAYDLAYAQAKMLTAKGATNVKYPVAPVRNNPWGLGRLYCGLLSRFFSVKKLQAAPVSAVELALLAPQAQAQATVQAPPPRVPPSAGGTPAPSAGAGQPPAMQAPPGVNYGESQVTLQSEEEAAVSREKIDRYMRLRYDIEIQKKFSLAAACMIFVLLGPPIALRFPRGGVGLVIGVSFSVFALYYVGLIGGETLADSEFISPFWAMWGANILLLAVGLSMVSRMNKVSGGTRGGDWTEVREAFRQFARRVTRRPRGRA, from the coding sequence GTGAAGATTCTTACCAAGTACGTGCTTAAAGAGCACGTCGGGCCGTTTGTTTTCGCCCTCACGTCCCTCACGTCGCTGATGCTGCTGCAGTACATCGGCAAGCGGCTGGGCGAGTTGGTGGGCAAGGGTCTGCCCTGGCGCGTGCTCGCCGAGTTCTTCGTGCTCACGGTGCCGTTCACCGTGGCAATGACGCTGCCGATGGCGGTGCTCGTGGCCGTGCTCTACGCGTACAGCCGGCTGGCATCGGAGAACGAGATCACGGCGATGCGCGCCAACGGCCTCAACATGCGGTCGCTGCTGCTGCCGACGCTGGCGGCGGGGGCCGTGGTGGCGCTGATCATGCTGGTGTTCAACGATCAGGTCCTGTCGCGCGCCAACCACCAGCTGGCGGTGCTCTCCACCGACATCGCGCGCACCAAGCCCAGCTTCGCCCTCAAGGAACAGATCATCAATCCGGTGGTGGAGCAGAAGCTCTATTTGCGGGCGTCGCACATCGACCGCGGCTCGCAGCACATGACGGGCGTGACGATCTGGGACCTGACCGACCCGCAGCACCGCCGCACGATCTACGCCGACAGCGGCACGCTGGGCGTGGCCGAGAACCGCACCGACCTGGTCATGCACCTGTACGACGGCATGATGCTGGAGGTGCCGACCCTGCAACCGGAACAGTTCACGCGCCTGTTCTACAAGCGCGACCTGCTGCGCGTGCGCAACGTGACCAACTCGTTCGAGGCGTCGGATGCCGACTCGGCGGCCAAGAGCGACCGCGAGATGACGGTGTGCGAGATGCAGGCGGCGTTCGCCGACGCCGACTTCCGCTGGCGGTCGGCGGCGTACGATCTGGCGTACGCGCAGGCCAAGATGCTCACCGCCAAGGGCGCCACGAACGTGAAGTACCCGGTGGCGCCGGTGCGCAACAATCCGTGGGGGCTGGGACGCCTCTACTGCGGCCTGCTCAGCCGCTTCTTCAGCGTGAAGAAGCTCCAGGCGGCGCCGGTGTCCGCGGTCGAGCTGGCGCTGTTGGCGCCGCAGGCGCAGGCCCAGGCCACGGTGCAGGCGCCGCCGCCGCGCGTGCCGCCGTCGGCGGGGGGGACGCCGGCGCCGTCGGCGGGGGCCGGACAGCCGCCGGCCATGCAGGCCCCGCCGGGGGTGAACTACGGCGAATCGCAGGTGACGCTGCAGTCCGAGGAGGAGGCCGCCGTGTCGCGCGAGAAGATCGACCGGTACATGCGCCTCCGCTACGACATCGAGATCCAGAAGAAGTTCTCGCTGGCGGCCGCGTGCATGATCTTCGTGCTCCTCGGCCCGCCGATCGCGCTGCGCTTTCCGCGCGGCGGCGTGGGGTTGGTGATCGGCGTGAGCTTCTCGGTGTTCGCGCTGTACTACGTGGGGCTCATCGGGGGCGAGACGCTGGCCGACAGCGAGTTCATCTCGCCCTTCTGGGCCATGTGGGGCGCCAACATCCTGCTGCTGGCCGTGGGCCTGAGCATGGTCTCGCGCATGAACAAGGTGTCGGGCGGCACGCGCGGCGGCGACTGGACCGAGGTGCGCGAGGCGTTCCGTCAGTTCGCGAGGCGGGTGACGCGCCGCCCCCGGGGGCGCGCCTGA
- a CDS encoding LptF/LptG family permease produces the protein MRNPIKPLDRYVFAEFWKIFVVTALGFPVITIVIDLTDHLDQYLARHLTPQNIALSYVYWVPQSMFMVLPAAVLFATVFAVSAFTRHSEITAAKASGMSFYRFILPIMLGAALATGMDLVISELMPAANRAHNQLLEEDKFRGLNQRYNFAFAGDLGRVYKIGVLNRALGTAQSVQVERRGTGADYPSYVVAADNATWRNGHWDLGRGTMHLVTDSGPGFAVSFVSMRDNEFKEQPSEMMSRTHLPDEMRYEELSRFIKAMERSGTDVNEWKVERALKIAIPITCIIIALFGAPLATTNQRGGAAFGIAISLATTVTFLMAVQVTKAVGGTGMMPPDLAAWVPNALFALIGIFLLGRVRT, from the coding sequence ATGCGGAATCCGATCAAGCCCCTCGACCGCTACGTGTTCGCGGAGTTCTGGAAGATCTTCGTGGTCACCGCGCTGGGCTTTCCCGTGATCACGATCGTGATCGACCTCACCGACCATCTCGACCAGTACCTGGCCCGCCATCTCACGCCGCAGAACATCGCGTTGAGCTACGTGTACTGGGTGCCCCAGTCGATGTTCATGGTGTTGCCGGCCGCGGTGCTCTTCGCCACGGTGTTCGCCGTCTCGGCGTTCACGCGCCATTCGGAGATCACGGCGGCCAAGGCGTCGGGCATGAGCTTCTACCGGTTCATCCTGCCGATCATGCTCGGGGCCGCGCTGGCCACGGGGATGGACCTGGTGATCTCGGAGCTGATGCCGGCCGCCAACCGCGCCCACAACCAGCTCCTGGAGGAGGACAAGTTCCGGGGGCTCAACCAGCGGTACAACTTCGCGTTCGCGGGCGATCTGGGGCGCGTGTACAAGATCGGCGTGCTCAATCGCGCCCTCGGCACGGCGCAGTCGGTGCAGGTGGAGCGGCGCGGCACGGGGGCCGACTATCCCTCGTACGTGGTGGCGGCGGACAACGCCACGTGGCGCAACGGCCACTGGGACCTGGGACGCGGCACGATGCACCTGGTCACCGACTCCGGCCCCGGGTTCGCCGTGTCGTTCGTCTCGATGCGGGACAACGAGTTCAAGGAACAGCCCTCGGAGATGATGTCGCGGACGCACCTGCCCGACGAGATGCGGTACGAGGAGCTGTCGCGGTTCATCAAGGCCATGGAGCGCTCGGGCACCGACGTGAACGAGTGGAAGGTGGAGCGGGCGTTGAAGATCGCCATCCCGATCACCTGCATCATCATCGCCCTGTTCGGGGCGCCGCTGGCCACCACCAATCAGCGCGGCGGGGCCGCGTTCGGCATCGCCATCTCGCTGGCCACCACGGTGACGTTCCTGATGGCGGTGCAGGTGACCAAGGCCGTGGGCGGCACCGGCATGATGCCGCCGGACCTTGCGGCGTGGGTGCCGAACGCGCTGTTTGCCTTGATCGGAATTTTCCTGCTCGGCCGCGTCCGCACCTGA
- a CDS encoding ABC transporter permease, which translates to MTHFPHHPVARPTETFPIVQRSGIRFFRRMSRGLVGSFRKVGAWTYFLRDIVRALGAPATYAPETIRQMKNIGVDSVPLTVIVAGFIGSVIALQTRYQLFPGVQQSLVGLATRQMVILELGPLLTGLVLTGRVGARMAAEIGTMRVTEQIDALETLAYDPVAFLIVPRLLAAIIMLPVLTVLADAVGVSSGYAMGVFATGISPSDFKDGLRLGFGTFQVIYSLLKATMFGGAISFFSSFEGYIAEAGAEGVGRSTAKAVVVTSVAILVLDALTAVLLAPYLQS; encoded by the coding sequence GTGACCCATTTTCCGCACCACCCCGTCGCCCGTCCCACGGAGACGTTCCCCATCGTGCAGCGCTCCGGCATCCGCTTCTTCCGGCGGATGTCGCGGGGGCTGGTGGGCTCGTTCCGGAAGGTGGGCGCCTGGACCTACTTCTTGCGCGACATCGTGCGGGCGCTGGGCGCGCCGGCCACGTACGCGCCCGAAACGATCCGCCAGATGAAGAACATCGGCGTCGATTCGGTGCCGCTCACCGTGATCGTCGCCGGCTTCATCGGCAGCGTCATCGCCCTGCAGACGCGCTACCAGTTGTTTCCGGGCGTCCAGCAGTCGCTCGTCGGCCTGGCCACGCGCCAGATGGTGATCCTGGAGCTGGGCCCGCTGCTCACCGGGCTCGTGCTCACGGGGCGCGTGGGAGCGCGCATGGCCGCCGAGATCGGCACGATGCGGGTGACGGAGCAGATCGACGCGCTCGAGACGCTGGCCTACGACCCGGTGGCGTTCCTGATCGTGCCCCGGCTGCTGGCCGCGATCATCATGCTTCCCGTATTGACGGTGCTGGCCGACGCGGTGGGCGTGTCCAGCGGCTACGCGATGGGGGTGTTCGCCACCGGCATCAGCCCCTCGGACTTCAAGGACGGGCTGCGGCTGGGGTTCGGGACCTTCCAGGTGATCTACAGCCTGCTCAAGGCGACGATGTTCGGGGGGGCCATCTCCTTCTTCTCGTCGTTCGAAGGCTACATTGCAGAAGCCGGCGCCGAGGGCGTGGGACGGTCCACGGCCAAGGCGGTGGTCGTCACCTCGGTAGCCATCCTCGTGCTGGATGCATTGACCGCGGTCCTCCTCGCTCCGTACCTACAGTCATGA
- a CDS encoding MlaD family protein, producing MKRRDEVSVGILITIAVAVLLVGVLWLARGGLSSGYPLYTRFAWGQNLKQGQPVLLAGVNIGYVDEVDLRPEGYLDVLLRINDRYKVPKSSKATVRAVGFFGDVAVALTPKLGGDLSGAYAPGDTVPAGTAEASVQEIMTQADSIGAALGAITHALQVQMVDAGGLRDLRQTIASTSALAAQLQNIAAEQNAHVTQTLKAYERVANSIDSSVVDSTVRNLRASSQSVSEAAVKLNTSAGQLSDILGKLNAGQGTAGKLLTDTLLYRNMRNTMATMDSLLADIKKHPSRYINVRIF from the coding sequence ATGAAACGACGCGACGAAGTCTCGGTGGGCATTCTGATCACCATCGCCGTGGCCGTCCTTCTCGTGGGCGTGCTCTGGCTGGCCCGTGGCGGCCTGTCGTCCGGGTATCCGCTGTACACCCGGTTTGCCTGGGGGCAGAACCTCAAGCAGGGGCAGCCGGTGTTGCTGGCCGGGGTCAACATCGGGTACGTGGACGAGGTCGATCTGCGCCCCGAGGGCTACCTCGACGTCCTGCTGCGGATCAACGACCGGTACAAGGTGCCCAAGAGCTCCAAGGCCACGGTGCGCGCCGTGGGGTTTTTCGGCGATGTGGCGGTGGCGCTCACTCCCAAGCTCGGGGGCGACCTGTCGGGGGCGTACGCGCCGGGCGACACGGTCCCCGCCGGAACCGCCGAGGCCAGCGTCCAGGAGATCATGACGCAGGCCGATTCCATCGGCGCCGCGCTGGGGGCCATCACCCACGCCCTCCAGGTGCAGATGGTGGACGCGGGCGGGCTCCGCGACCTGCGGCAGACGATCGCGTCCACGTCGGCGCTGGCCGCCCAGCTCCAGAACATCGCCGCCGAGCAGAACGCGCACGTCACGCAGACGCTCAAGGCCTACGAGCGCGTGGCCAACTCCATCGACTCCAGCGTCGTGGATTCCACGGTGCGCAATCTGCGCGCGTCCAGCCAGAGCGTGTCCGAGGCGGCCGTGAAGCTGAACACGAGCGCCGGGCAGCTCAGCGACATCCTGGGCAAGCTCAACGCCGGCCAGGGCACGGCCGGCAAGCTGCTCACCGACACCCTGCTCTACCGCAACATGCGGAACACGATGGCGACGATGGATTCGCTGCTCGCCGACATCAAGAAGCATCCGAGCCGGTACATCAACGTCCGGATCTTCTAA